A genomic region of Mesobacillus jeotgali contains the following coding sequences:
- a CDS encoding MBL fold metallo-hydrolase: MGMQAITAEKLNEWVVEKKDFFIFDVRNVKDFEDWKVEGENIEYLNIPYFDLIDGVDEVVDQLPKDKDIVVICAKEGSSVMVAEMLADAGFEVSYLSGGMKSWSEYLYPVEVYKDDKIKVLQFIRVGKGCLSYMVLSENEALVVDPSRFTNRYTDIAKSENVKITHIVDSHLHADHLSGGKELAEVTGAKYYLMKSEGAVFDFEALEQHDKIEFENITLEVLAVKTPGHTPGSVSFFVNNKLLFSGDTIFVNGLGRPDLGGKAAEWAKDLYDTVYSKVSQIADDVIVLPGHYAAFDDEVNAEGFIGSQLGLIRKQNEIMEGKTVEEFVDHVAQSASSETPPNFEDIVAINRGVKEVTAEEAMELEIGPNRCAVHHTH, from the coding sequence ATGGGAATGCAGGCTATCACTGCTGAGAAATTAAATGAATGGGTCGTAGAAAAAAAGGACTTTTTCATATTTGACGTAAGAAATGTGAAGGACTTCGAAGATTGGAAGGTTGAAGGCGAAAATATAGAATATCTCAATATCCCTTACTTCGATTTAATCGATGGTGTAGACGAAGTGGTTGACCAGCTTCCGAAGGATAAAGACATCGTAGTGATTTGTGCTAAAGAAGGCTCTTCTGTTATGGTGGCTGAAATGCTTGCTGATGCTGGATTTGAAGTTTCTTATCTTTCTGGCGGAATGAAGTCATGGAGCGAATATTTGTATCCAGTAGAAGTATATAAAGATGACAAAATTAAAGTACTTCAGTTTATCCGTGTCGGCAAAGGCTGCCTTTCTTACATGGTCCTATCTGAAAACGAGGCGCTAGTTGTGGATCCATCTAGGTTCACGAACCGTTATACTGACATTGCTAAAAGCGAAAATGTAAAAATCACTCACATCGTGGATTCTCACCTTCATGCTGATCACCTTTCCGGCGGCAAGGAACTGGCGGAGGTCACAGGTGCGAAGTATTACCTAATGAAGAGTGAAGGCGCAGTATTTGACTTTGAAGCGCTAGAGCAGCATGATAAAATTGAATTTGAGAACATTACTCTTGAGGTTTTGGCTGTAAAGACACCAGGGCATACCCCTGGAAGTGTTTCGTTCTTTGTGAATAATAAACTCTTATTCTCAGGAGACACTATTTTTGTGAATGGTCTTGGCCGTCCTGATTTAGGCGGAAAAGCTGCTGAGTGGGCGAAGGACCTGTATGATACTGTATACAGCAAAGTATCACAAATTGCTGATGACGTTATTGTATTACCTGGCCACTATGCTGCCTTTGATGACGAAGTAAATGCAGAAGGTTTCATTGGAAGCCAATTGGGATTGATCCGCAAGCAAAATGAAATCATGGAAGGCAAAACAGTTGAAGAGTTTGTCGACCATGTAGCACAATCAGCATCAAGCGAAACACCACCAAATTTTGAAGATATTGTTGCGATCAACCGCGGCGTTAAAGAAGTGACAGCAGAAGAAGCGATGGAGCTTGAAATCGGCCCTAACCGATGCGCTGTACACCACACTCACTAA
- the sda gene encoding sporulation histidine kinase inhibitor Sda, which yields MKIMSNEQLVVSYRDALKSESDKEWAKVLKTEISKRGLRPFKNR from the coding sequence ATGAAAATTATGAGCAATGAACAGTTGGTGGTCTCGTATCGTGATGCATTAAAGTCGGAAAGTGATAAAGAATGGGCAAAAGTTTTAAAAACAGAAATATCCAAAAGAGGACTAAGGCCGTTTAAAAACCGTTAA
- a CDS encoding nuclease-related domain-containing protein, with translation MLIKARTEPMELIALRHLNRRMELSSQEKFQLWTMEKGFTGEVLFDRMTETLAEERFIIDDLLLKVNNSYFQLDKVIISQDGIYLIDVKYHEGDYYLEGDKLFSVRSSREYKNPIIQLTRSETLFRQLLQNLKMNHLVRASVIFNNPEFTLYHAPMDQPIILPTQINRLLNEINSTPSKLDESHKKLAQTLLSMHQVKNPYATLPEYQYEKLEKGMHCSECGSLNTEIGDYNLVCGKCGTHERIEKAIVRHIEEIKVLFPGKKITTQTVYEWCNGKVSRRTFLRVLKKNYRAIGTTKDAYFE, from the coding sequence ATGCTAATAAAAGCACGCACTGAACCAATGGAATTAATCGCATTACGGCATTTAAACAGACGAATGGAGTTATCATCGCAGGAAAAGTTCCAGCTTTGGACTATGGAAAAGGGGTTTACTGGAGAAGTATTATTCGACCGGATGACCGAAACCCTCGCGGAAGAAAGGTTTATCATCGACGATCTCCTGCTTAAAGTGAATAATTCATATTTCCAGCTGGATAAAGTAATTATTTCGCAGGATGGAATTTATTTGATCGACGTCAAATATCACGAAGGCGATTACTACCTCGAAGGGGATAAATTATTTTCCGTCCGCAGTAGCCGAGAATACAAAAACCCCATCATTCAGTTGACACGGAGTGAGACTCTTTTCCGCCAGCTGCTGCAAAACCTCAAGATGAATCACCTAGTCCGCGCCTCCGTCATATTCAACAATCCTGAATTCACCCTGTACCATGCCCCAATGGATCAACCGATCATTCTACCAACACAAATTAATCGTCTCCTAAATGAGATAAACAGTACCCCATCCAAATTGGATGAAAGCCACAAGAAACTCGCCCAAACACTACTTTCAATGCATCAAGTTAAAAATCCATACGCCACCCTACCTGAATACCAATATGAAAAACTAGAAAAAGGAATGCATTGCTCGGAATGCGGGTCTTTGAATACCGAAATCGGTGATTACAACCTCGTCTGCGGAAAGTGCGGTACCCATGAAAGAATAGAAAAGGCGATTGTGCGGCATATAGAAGAAATCAAGGTGCTGTTTCCTGGTAAGAAGATCACAACACAAACCGTTTATGAGTGGTGTAATGGGAAAGTTAGTAGGAGGACTTTTTTGAGAGTATTGAAAAAGAACTATAGAGCAATCGGAACGACCAAGGATGCTTACTTTGAGTGA
- the odhB gene encoding 2-oxoglutarate dehydrogenase complex dihydrolipoyllysine-residue succinyltransferase, with translation MAEIKVPELAESITEGTIAQWLKKKGDQVSKGEYVVELETDKVNVEIISDYDGVLTELLAEEGDTVKVGEAIAIVGEQGSAGNDQNTAEAGRETESPDEPAKHENGSVEGQNTENNAADQSTNDAASERIIASPAARKLAREKGIDLTKVASQDPLGRVRKQDVESYSPEQKNNQKPAGEKNEAQKAAPAGKSDDDSRVERIKMSRRRQTIANRLVEVQQTAAMLTTFNEVDMTAVMELRKKWKDRFYEENDVRLGFMSFFTKAVVAALKKTPYLNAEIQGDEIVLKKFYDIGVAVAADEGLVVPVIRDADRKNFAEIENDINELAEKARTNKLSLKDLQGGSFTITNGGVFGSLLSTPIINGPQVGILGMHTIQLRPVAIDKDRMENRPMMYIALSYDHRIVDGKEAVTFLKRIKELMEDPESLLLQG, from the coding sequence ATGGCAGAGATTAAAGTTCCTGAATTAGCTGAATCAATCACCGAGGGAACGATTGCCCAGTGGCTGAAAAAAAAGGGTGATCAAGTCTCGAAAGGTGAATATGTAGTTGAACTGGAGACCGATAAAGTTAATGTTGAAATTATCTCTGACTATGATGGAGTATTAACGGAGCTCCTCGCTGAAGAAGGGGATACAGTGAAGGTTGGGGAAGCAATCGCCATTGTAGGTGAACAGGGTAGCGCAGGAAACGATCAGAATACTGCTGAAGCAGGAAGGGAGACTGAGTCACCTGATGAACCTGCAAAGCATGAAAATGGATCGGTAGAGGGACAAAACACTGAGAACAACGCTGCTGACCAGTCTACTAATGATGCAGCATCGGAGCGGATTATCGCTTCACCTGCTGCAAGAAAGCTGGCAAGGGAAAAAGGCATTGATTTGACCAAGGTAGCTTCCCAGGATCCGCTTGGCAGAGTGAGGAAGCAGGATGTGGAGTCATATTCTCCAGAGCAAAAAAATAACCAAAAGCCAGCTGGCGAAAAGAATGAAGCGCAAAAGGCAGCTCCTGCCGGGAAATCAGATGATGATAGCCGGGTTGAGCGAATCAAGATGTCACGCAGACGTCAGACTATCGCGAACAGGCTGGTTGAGGTCCAGCAGACAGCGGCAATGCTCACGACCTTCAATGAAGTCGATATGACGGCTGTTATGGAACTTAGAAAGAAATGGAAGGATCGTTTCTATGAGGAGAATGATGTCCGTTTAGGATTCATGTCATTTTTCACGAAGGCTGTTGTGGCAGCATTGAAAAAGACACCATATTTGAATGCTGAAATCCAGGGAGACGAAATCGTCCTCAAAAAGTTTTATGACATCGGAGTCGCTGTCGCTGCCGATGAAGGACTTGTTGTACCAGTCATCAGGGACGCAGACAGGAAAAACTTTGCCGAGATTGAAAATGATATAAATGAATTGGCTGAAAAAGCCCGCACAAATAAACTTTCCTTGAAGGACCTACAGGGAGGAAGCTTTACGATTACAAATGGAGGCGTATTTGGATCATTGCTATCAACACCTATCATCAATGGTCCGCAAGTAGGGATCCTGGGAATGCACACAATCCAGCTCCGTCCCGTAGCCATTGATAAAGATCGGATGGAAAACAGACCGATGATGTACATCGCACTATCTTATGACCATCGGATCGTTGATGGCAAGGAAGCCGTCACCTTCTTAAAGCGTATTAAGGAACTGATGGAAGACCCAGAATCATTGTTGTTACAGGGATAA
- the sucA gene encoding 2-oxoglutarate dehydrogenase E1 component — protein MKNPVSGNGAIWPGFHGPNQGYVEELYEMFLQDPDSVDAEIREYFEQNSERPSSSSIESNQIIPATGGSPAKIAAALRYADYIRSYGHLSAKIYPLQFGSKDPQLEDYERWGLTEADLMDMPVELVCPSAPSSITNGKEAFQFLQKVYSDTIAYEFEHVNEMAEKEWLRQKVESGELIPKVEKDRKTSLYERLTEVENFEKYLHRTFVGQKRFSIEGLDSMVPLLDEVISGAVNNGVETINIGMAHRGRLNVLAHVLGKPYEMIFAEFQHAPNKELVPSEGSIGINFGWTGDVKYHLGLDRKIKSDNTANARLTLANNPSHLEFAGAVVEGFTRAAQDDRNEPGYAKYDPVKAMAILIHGDAAFPGQGIVAETLNLSRLHGYKTGGTIHVIANNTIGFTTESMDSRSTRYASDLAKGYEVPIIHVNADDPEACLMAARLAFEYRKTFGKDFLIDLIGYRRFGHNEMDEPMTTNPEMYVLVHKHPTVKKIYGDKLIDQGAMSEETRTEIEQKVSARLTEAYEKVPKKEKEVTNEPDIPDVVEMGIPQIETGVPIEVLRKINSDLLNWPEGFNVFNKLEKILQRRKDAFSEDGKIDWGLAETLAFASIIKDGTPVRLTGQDSERGTFAQRNLVLHDSETGKQFSPLHVLPGARASFSIHNSPLSEAAVVGFEYGYNVFAPETLVLWEAQYGDFANAAQVLFDQFVAAGRAKWGQKSGLVMLLPHGYEGQGPEHSSGRVERFLTLAAENNWTVANLSSAAQYFHILRRQAAILKQEAVRPLVLMTPKSLLRNPTVAADPGQLTEGSFKPIIEQPGLGGQQEKVERVVLCTGKVSIDIAEKIQPEEHGWLHVLRIEEIYPFPLEQLKEKLGRYPNLKEIVWVQEEPKNMGAWTFVEPRINEAAPNGLEASYIGRRRRSSPAEGDPNIHKLEQARIVSDALTRTNGGGNENGRD, from the coding sequence GTGAAAAATCCAGTTTCGGGAAACGGGGCAATATGGCCGGGTTTTCATGGACCTAACCAGGGATATGTCGAAGAATTATATGAAATGTTCCTACAAGATCCTGATTCGGTTGATGCTGAAATCAGAGAATATTTTGAACAGAATTCTGAACGTCCATCTTCATCTTCAATTGAAAGTAATCAAATAATTCCTGCAACGGGAGGATCTCCGGCAAAAATTGCAGCTGCATTAAGATATGCTGATTATATCCGTTCTTACGGCCACTTATCTGCAAAGATTTATCCATTGCAGTTTGGCAGCAAAGATCCGCAACTTGAAGATTATGAGAGATGGGGATTGACTGAAGCTGATTTGATGGATATGCCAGTGGAGCTCGTTTGCCCAAGTGCTCCTTCTTCAATTACAAATGGCAAAGAAGCCTTTCAATTTCTTCAAAAGGTATACTCCGATACGATTGCTTACGAATTTGAACATGTAAATGAAATGGCTGAAAAAGAGTGGCTAAGGCAGAAGGTTGAATCTGGTGAACTAATTCCTAAAGTTGAAAAAGATAGAAAAACTAGTCTATACGAACGTCTTACAGAGGTCGAGAATTTCGAAAAGTATTTGCACCGGACTTTTGTCGGACAAAAGAGGTTTTCAATCGAAGGACTGGATTCGATGGTTCCGCTTCTTGATGAGGTCATCAGTGGAGCAGTCAATAATGGTGTTGAAACTATCAATATTGGCATGGCCCATAGGGGAAGGCTGAATGTTCTTGCCCATGTTTTAGGTAAACCATATGAAATGATTTTTGCTGAATTCCAGCATGCTCCAAACAAAGAACTTGTTCCATCAGAAGGTTCGATTGGAATTAATTTCGGCTGGACTGGCGATGTTAAATATCATCTTGGCCTCGACCGGAAAATTAAATCGGATAACACAGCGAATGCTAGATTGACACTGGCCAATAACCCTAGCCACCTTGAGTTTGCAGGTGCAGTGGTTGAGGGCTTTACGCGTGCTGCGCAGGATGACAGGAATGAACCGGGTTACGCGAAATATGATCCGGTAAAGGCAATGGCCATCCTGATCCATGGTGATGCAGCATTCCCTGGGCAGGGGATTGTAGCTGAAACGTTGAATCTGAGCCGTTTGCATGGATATAAAACTGGCGGAACAATTCATGTTATCGCTAATAACACGATTGGTTTCACAACGGAATCAATGGATTCACGTTCCACACGCTATGCCAGCGACCTTGCGAAGGGATATGAAGTCCCGATCATCCACGTGAATGCTGATGACCCGGAGGCATGCTTAATGGCTGCCAGACTGGCATTTGAATACAGAAAGACGTTTGGAAAGGATTTCTTGATTGATCTGATTGGGTACCGACGCTTTGGCCATAACGAAATGGATGAGCCAATGACTACCAATCCTGAAATGTATGTGCTCGTCCACAAACATCCGACAGTGAAGAAAATCTATGGTGATAAACTTATAGACCAAGGAGCTATGTCGGAAGAGACAAGGACCGAAATTGAGCAAAAAGTATCGGCCAGGTTGACAGAAGCATACGAAAAAGTTCCGAAAAAAGAGAAGGAAGTAACGAACGAACCAGATATCCCGGATGTAGTGGAAATGGGAATACCACAGATAGAAACTGGTGTGCCAATCGAAGTACTAAGAAAAATAAATAGTGATCTGCTGAATTGGCCAGAAGGATTCAATGTCTTCAATAAATTAGAGAAAATCCTCCAAAGAAGAAAGGATGCATTTTCTGAGGACGGTAAAATAGATTGGGGTCTGGCAGAAACTTTGGCGTTTGCTTCAATAATAAAAGATGGAACACCAGTCAGACTTACTGGACAGGATTCTGAGAGAGGAACCTTCGCCCAGAGAAACCTTGTTTTGCATGACAGCGAAACTGGCAAGCAATTTTCACCGCTCCATGTTTTGCCCGGAGCAAGAGCGTCCTTCTCCATTCATAACAGTCCGCTTTCAGAAGCAGCTGTTGTGGGCTTTGAATATGGGTATAACGTATTCGCACCAGAAACTTTAGTCCTTTGGGAAGCGCAATATGGTGATTTTGCTAATGCTGCCCAGGTATTGTTCGACCAGTTTGTGGCGGCTGGCAGGGCGAAGTGGGGACAAAAATCCGGTCTAGTCATGCTCCTGCCTCACGGATATGAAGGCCAGGGGCCAGAGCATTCAAGCGGAAGAGTAGAAAGATTTTTAACACTCGCAGCTGAAAATAACTGGACAGTTGCAAACCTTTCTTCTGCGGCCCAGTACTTCCATATCCTTAGACGACAGGCGGCAATTTTAAAGCAGGAAGCTGTTAGACCGCTAGTGCTGATGACACCTAAGAGCCTGCTGAGAAATCCTACGGTTGCAGCTGACCCAGGACAATTGACGGAAGGCAGCTTCAAGCCAATCATCGAACAGCCTGGACTTGGCGGCCAGCAGGAAAAAGTAGAGCGCGTGGTACTTTGCACCGGAAAAGTGAGCATAGATATCGCTGAAAAGATACAGCCGGAAGAGCATGGATGGCTGCATGTATTGAGAATCGAGGAAATCTACCCTTTCCCGCTTGAACAATTAAAAGAAAAGTTAGGAAGGTATCCGAACTTAAAAGAAATTGTCTGGGTCCAGGAAGAACCAAAGAATATGGGGGCATGGACCTTTGTTGAGCCGAGAATCAATGAAGCAGCACCGAACGGGCTGGAAGCTTCCTATATTGGCAGAAGAAGACGTTCGAGCCCGGCAGAGGGAGATCCAAACATCCACAAGTTGGAGCAAGCAAGAATTGTAAGCGATGCACTGACAAGGACAAATGGAGGAGGAAATGAAAATGGCAGAGATTAA
- the mnmH gene encoding tRNA 2-selenouridine(34) synthase MnmH: MKDISVQELINSKQYIPVDVRAPIEHRDSAIPGSVNIPLFTDEERQEIGTLYKQSGEEAAKWRAMEIVSPKLPHLLGQIKDLKNTGAEPVVHCWRGGMRSRSVASFLEYAGIPSLRLEGGYRAYREYILERIPQLLPGKAIVLHGMTGTGKTDILHALQSKGYPVVDLEKMANHRGSIFGMIGMGEAHNQKTFDALLFERLNELKGSNYIIIEAESKRIGRAAQPEEMLEKKVNGIHYLVKSSIPKRVERIYNEYVQPFLGEVWFEEEVREKVSKLIKRVNHDVSPSLAFAMEEKNYKGLIEILLVHYYDPRYNHALLEYNGPFKEIDSDDPNVIENIVKEIQNTFSDSTAV; encoded by the coding sequence ATGAAAGACATATCAGTACAAGAATTAATCAACTCAAAGCAATATATACCAGTCGATGTCAGGGCGCCAATCGAGCATCGTGATTCGGCAATACCCGGGTCGGTCAATATACCATTATTCACAGATGAGGAAAGACAAGAGATAGGGACGCTTTATAAGCAATCTGGTGAAGAAGCTGCCAAATGGCGAGCTATGGAGATTGTTTCTCCAAAGCTGCCACACTTGCTCGGTCAAATAAAGGACCTAAAGAATACAGGTGCCGAGCCTGTGGTTCATTGTTGGAGAGGCGGGATGAGAAGCAGATCTGTAGCATCCTTTCTTGAATACGCAGGAATTCCTTCTTTGCGCCTTGAGGGTGGTTATCGGGCATATAGGGAATATATTTTGGAAAGAATTCCTCAACTTTTGCCCGGTAAGGCCATCGTTCTACATGGAATGACAGGGACTGGTAAAACCGACATATTGCATGCTCTCCAGTCAAAGGGATATCCTGTGGTTGATCTTGAAAAAATGGCAAACCATAGAGGATCCATTTTTGGCATGATTGGCATGGGAGAGGCACACAATCAAAAAACATTTGATGCTTTGTTATTTGAAAGGCTGAATGAATTAAAAGGCTCCAACTATATTATCATTGAAGCGGAGAGCAAAAGAATCGGACGTGCAGCTCAGCCGGAAGAAATGCTCGAGAAAAAGGTGAACGGAATTCATTACCTGGTAAAAAGCTCAATACCTAAAAGAGTCGAACGGATATACAATGAATATGTTCAACCTTTCCTCGGAGAAGTCTGGTTTGAAGAGGAAGTCAGGGAGAAGGTATCGAAACTAATTAAGCGAGTTAATCATGACGTTTCACCATCCCTCGCATTTGCCATGGAAGAAAAAAATTATAAAGGATTAATTGAGATATTACTGGTTCATTATTATGATCCGCGCTATAACCACGCCCTTCTGGAATATAATGGACCTTTCAAAGAAATCGATTCAGACGATCCCAATGTTATAGAGAATATTGTTAAAGAAATACAGAATACATTTTCTGATTCAACAGCGGTTTAA